In one Juglans regia cultivar Chandler chromosome 11, Walnut 2.0, whole genome shotgun sequence genomic region, the following are encoded:
- the LOC109018940 gene encoding protein HEADING DATE 3A-like: MSRDRDPLAVGRVIGDVLDPFTRSITLRITYNNSEINNGCEFKPSQVLNQPRVDVGGDDLRTFYTLVMVDPDAPSPSDPNLREYLHWLVTDIPATTGANFGQEVVCYESPRPTVGIHRFVFVLFRQLGRQTVYAPGWRQNFNTREFAELYNLGLPVAALYFNCQRESGSGGRRR; encoded by the exons ATGTCCAGGGACAGGGACCCCCTAGCAGTTGGGCGTGTTATAGGAGATGTTTTAGACCCATTTACTAGGTCAATTACTCTCAGAATCACTTATAACAATAGCGAGATTAATAATGGATGTGAGTTCAAACCCTCCCAGGTTCTCAACCAACCTAGGGTCGACGTTGGCGGGGATGATCTCAGGACTTTCTACACTCTG GTTATGGTTGATCCTGATGCACCAAGTCCAAGTGATCCCAACCTAAGGGAGTACTTGCATTG GTTGGTGACTGATATTCCAGCAACTACAGGGGCAAACTTTG GGCAAGAGGTTGTGTGCTATGAAAGTCCAAGACCAACTGTAGGGATCCATCGTTTTGTTTTCGTGTTGTTCCGACAACTGGGTAGGCAGACCGTCTATGCACCTGGGTGGCGCCAGAATTTTAACACCAGGGAATTTGCTGAGCTTTACAATCTTGGATTGCCTGTGGCTGCACTGTATTTCAATTGCCAGAGGGAAAGCGGCTcgggtggaagaagaagatga